tacttccccgagctccttggtcttcatggtgccgcttgcttggtggtgccccttgcttagtggtgttgcagacactGGGTCCTTTCAgagcaggtgtatatatactcagatcatgtgacacagatcatgtgacagattgcAAACAGGTGGACTTCATTTAACGAATTATGTGActtttgaaggtaattggttgcagcagatcttatttaggagcttcatagcaaagggggtgaatacatatgcacgcaccacttttctgttttgaattttttgaatttgttgaaacaagtaatttttgttcatttcacttcaccaatttggactattttgtgtatgtccattacatgaaatccaagtaaaaatcaatttaaattacaaattgtaatgcaacaaaataggaaaaacgccaagggggatgaatacttttgcaaggtactGTACATagctgtttatgtgtgtgtgttcaagatCAAAGAGACAAAAAAATTGGCAAAGGACAGGAGTGGAACGTTAGCTAAAAAGACTTGTAACCAGAGTAGGtttctactagcctggtcccagatctgttgacaATGACTCAAATGCTGTCATTGTCAAGCTGAAAAGTCTGGTCTCACAGTAatctgtttggcatgacaattccATAAGGACTTGGCAAGAGAgctgaaacagactggcaccaagGCTAGGTTTACACCTCATTGCACTCACCAAATCTTGCTGTGTCAGATCATTGATTTCTTCAAGGAAAGAAAGAGGGAAGTATTAAAACAGGGCCCTTGTCTACTTCCCTTTGATATAATGCGCACAACTGACTGCCTCTGTTTGACTTTTGACCTTCCCTCACCAGACAAGCTCAGAACGTTCTATGTGGTCCATGTGTCTGTCAACGGCATTGCATCGGTCAGATGCCCCAACCTGACAGGCAAGGACAAGGAGGAGATGAGATTCCACCTTTACCTGGGCTTGGTCGAGGTTGGCAACCACACTCACGACAGTGCTCACAACCACAACTCCACAGAGACCGTGAGTCCTGTTGGGAAGGGTCTGGGGCTGAGGGTGAACAATCAGGACCATACGGTCAGTTTTGTCCTCTCTGGAATGACCACGGAGCGCGCTGGAGTCTATACCTGTGAGGGGCACCCCATGTACCCACCTCCCATTGAGAAAGTACCAGACGAGCCTCAGACCTTGGTCCTGGTTGAAGGTATGTTTACTTCAAAATAAACTGATCTATACaagcacacacaaatacacacgggTGCGCACATGCAAGCACAGTGGTTCAAAATGCTATATCTTGATTTAcaggaatatacactgagtgtacaaaacattaggaacacctgctctttccatgacaaagactGATCAgataaatccaggtgaaagctatgatcccttattgatgtcacctgtgaaatccacatcaatcagtgtagataaaggggaggagatagGTTAAAGAAGGACTTGAGATATTGATTGTGTATatttgccattcagagggtgaatgggcaagacaaagatgcaagtgcctttgaatggagtATGGTAGCAGGTgcaaggcacaccggtttgagtgtgtcaagaactgcaacgctgctgcgtttttcatgctcaacagtttcctgcgtgtatgaagaatggtccaccatccaaatgTCATTCAattaacttgacacaactgtgagaaggctgttctgagggcaaaagggtttGCAACTCACTATTAGGAAGTAGgagggtgttcctaatgttttgtgtactcagtgtatattccgaTGTACTTGTGCTTAAAGGCCAAACGGGCCAGTTTACTGGACCTAGATATGTCTATTTCTTTTACTTAAAATGCACTTTCAGTGGTAAAACTAAAGTACCCCAGGAGTAGGCTTAATCTGGATCTGTAAAACTATTCCTTGAAGTTTAAAACTcacatctctcgctctctgattGGTTGGTCAGCATACCAGTGCCAGGCAGGAAAGACTGTGGGATGTGTAGAACCTAGAGTGCATGGTGTCCCTGTTTGGGCATGGGTGCTGGGGTTCTGGGTCACCACCATCTATGGCCTGGTTGTCACGGTCATCGCCTTTGTCATCTGGGTGAGCGACATCTTGCTTCCTTTCATCAAAGAGAGGGTAACTTGTCTTACATCCATGAGTTGCTGTGATGAAAACATATAAGTAATCTCTCAAGCCTTGGCATAAATTCAATGCACAATTAACTATTTAGTCTAACAATGCAATATAgtattcagtaccagtcaaaagttgagacACATCCACTAATCAAagttttttaaaactattttcaacattgtagaataatagtgaaaacattaaaactatgaaataacacatatggaatcatgtagtaaccaaaataagtgttaaacaaatcaaaatatgttatatttgagattcttcaaagtagccaccctttgccttgatgacagctttacacactcttggcattctctcaaccagcttcacctggaatgtttttacaaaagtcttgaaggagtttccacataggctgagcacttgttagctgcttttccttcactctacggtccaactcatcccaaaccatctcaattgggataaggttgggtgattgtggaggccaggtcatctgatgcagccctccatcactctcctcggtcaaatagcccttacacagcctggaggtgttttgggtcattgtcctgttgaaaaacaaatgatagtgggactaagtgcaaaccagatgggatggcgtatcgctgcacaatcctgtggtagccatgctggttaagtgtgcctcgaattctaaataaatcattgacagtgtcaccaacaaaggaccctcacaccacctcctccatgcttcacaatgggaaccacacatgcggagatcatccgttcacctactctataTCTCACAAAGACACCGCGGTTGggtgtctaatgtccattgctcgtgtttcttggcccaaacaagtcccttcttattattggtgtcctttagtagtggtttctttgcagcaattcaaccatgaaggcctgattcacacagtctcctctgaacagatgttgagatgtgtctgttacttgaactctgtgaagcatttttttgggctgcaatctgaagtgcagttaactctaatgaacttacccgctgcagcagaggtaactctgggtcttccttttctgtggtggtcctcatgagagccagtttcatcatagcgcttgatggtttttgcgactacacttgaagaaactttcaaagttcttgacattttccgtattgactgaccttcatgtcttaaagtaatgatggactgtcattttgctttgcttttttgagctgttcttgccataatatggacttggtcttttaacaaatagggctatcttctgtataccacccctaccttgtcacaacacaactgagtggctcaaatgcattaaggaaagaaattccacaaaataacttttaacaaggcacacctgttaattgaaatgcattccaggtgactactgcatgaagctggttgagagaatgccaagcatgtgcaaagctgtcatcaagtcaaagggtggctacttgaagaatcttcaatataaatatataataagatttatttaacacttttttgtttagtacatgattccatatgtgttatttcatagtttgtacaataatagtgaagacataaatgtagaaaataaagaaaaacaattgaacgagtaggtgtgtccaaacttttgactggtactttatgtaTTTAAAACATAAATGATGCATGGAGACAGTTGTATACAACTACAGctgcatacatatacacagcTCACCCTACTCACTCTCCACCTCTTTCTGTGAATTTGATCCTCAGCTCAGACTGAGGAGAGTGGAGTGTTCCCAGAGCGACTACATGAACACCAAACCCAAAGCTCCACTCAGGGGACCCAGGAAGAAGCACGGGGTCCAGCATCCAATCCGAATGGGACGATACTGATCAGTCATCCTCAGATCAGTCATTCTCAGACAAAAGCTACACGAGAGTTGAGCCTTTATTGGCCATTGAGAGCTGACTGGAGAAACAGACCAAGTTCTTGATGTAAATACGAAAGCTAGCTCTTCAAATGACGAGGTGTACATCTAAATTGTACATCTGATTGCGTGCAAATAAAGATTTGAGTTATCTTATAAATGTTGATCAAATAATTATAGTCTGATTTAATATGATCTTCtgggaaactattgagaatggagTCTTAGTTGTGGGCATTATACTATATAAAACAATATCGCCTTGCATACTGATCGAACGCCCACGCCCACACACACGAATGGGTTAAGCGTACAGACACAGGGATATCATATCTGATTTGTAGTGGGTAAGTAGTGAAGAGGAAGACCCTAGCTCTGTGGTGAATGGGTCTCACAGGAAACAGCGGTTTCCGAATATGAGGGGACTGAACCACATTTTCACTCTCTGAGAGGCACTGATTGTCATGTACAGTTTATGTATCAAAATAAGGGACTGCCTTACATTGAAACTGGCACACGGAATTACAAATCCCTACTTGTCCTTTTAATGGACTAATTCTTTGTTACTGTACTTAAGTAGTTTTCTTTTTATCTAATCAAGCTGGTGCTTCAAATCGAGCATTCCCAAGCTACAGGCCTCTCTCAACTGTTTCAGTGTATTGCAATATTTTAGTTTTAACC
This genomic stretch from Salvelinus fontinalis isolate EN_2023a chromosome 41, ASM2944872v1, whole genome shotgun sequence harbors:
- the LOC129840533 gene encoding T-cell-specific surface glycoprotein CD28-like, encoding MNVYWIPTILLSLSSAANVISSHYCNDKLRTFYVVHVSVNGIASVRCPNLTGKDKEEMRFHLYLGLVEVGNHTHDSAHNHNSTETVSPVGKGLGLRVNNQDHTVSFVLSGMTTERAGVYTCEGHPMYPPPIEKVPDEPQTLVLVEAYQCQAGKTVGCVEPRVHGVPVWAWVLGFWVTTIYGLVVTVIAFVIWLRLRRVECSQSDYMNTKPKAPLRGPRKKHGVQHPIRMGRY